In Spirosoma pollinicola, the genomic window ACGACAAAGTCCATCCGGTTCTCCATCCGGATAGTTTTGCCCATCGGGTTTGTGTCCCCGAAGTACTTATGGGCGATTCGATCCGAAAGCACCACCGTATTCGGGTTGGTCAGCGCCGTTTGCGGACTGCCTTTTTCCCAGGTATAATCGAAGAGGTTAAAATATTCCGGTTCTGCAAAGGCTATCACGCCATCTGTTTCCTGAAAACGTTTGGTCTCGGCACTCGCTTTGCCCGGCACGGCGACCAGCGCCGATTTGACCCGGCTAACCAGGGTAAGCTGGTGTTTCAACTCTGGGAAATCATTGCGGAGGGCTGCCAGCGCCGGAAACGTGATACCCGTATTCGGCTTGCCGTTTGGGTCGGTTTTATCTGCTCCGAGCATCCGGTAAATACGGTCGGCGTTGGCGTTGTGTTTGTCGAAACTCAGTTCATAGCGAACGGCCACGAACAGCAGCAAACAGCAGGCAAGGCCCAGCGTCAGGCCCAGCACATTGATGGTGGAGTAACTCCAGTTGCGCTTCAGGGCGCGGAGGGCGGTAGTGAAATAGCTTTTGAGCATTGTAGTGCCGACCGTCCCGGTCGGGTGTTAAGGGCTGTATTGGTTACATTCGTTAGTCTGTTTGCCTATGAATTCGATTAGCAACTCACCCGACCGTCCCGGTCGGTACTACAGGTCATCATTCACTTCGTAACGATTTGATTGGATTCATCAGAGCCGCTTTGATGCTTTGGTAACTCACCGTGAGTAATGCAATGCCAATAGCCAGCAGTCCCGCCCCGGCAAAGACCCACCACGAGATATCGACCTGGTACGCAAAATTTTGCAGCCACTGATCCATAACGTACCACGCAATCGGGCTGGCGATCAGAATGGCAATACCGACCGGCTTCAGGAAATCGCCGGAGAGCAGGCCCACAATACTGCCCACCGAAGCGCCCAGTACTTTGCGTACCCCGATTTCTTTGGTGCGCTGTTGGGCCGAAAAAGAGGCTAACCCAAACAGCCCCAGACAGGCGATGAAAATGGCCAGGCCAGCAAAAATCCCCAGAATCGTTTGCTGACGCAGATCCGCCTGGTACATCTGGTCGAACTGCTGATCCAGAAAGTGGTACTCGAACGGATAGGCCGGTCGGGTTTTGGCATACAACTGCTGAATGGTTTCGACCGAAGCGGCCAGATTGCCGGGTACCAGCTTAATCAAAGCCGCCCGTCGGTCGTTGCTGGGGCTAATCACCAATGGTTCGATGGCTTCTTTCAGGGAGAGGAAATTGAAATCCTCGACGACGCCAATGATGGTCCGGTTCGTGCTGTCCCGCAACGTATTTTTCAGCCACTTGCCGATAGCTTCTTTCGGCGTCCAGCCTAGTCTGGCGGCCGTCGTCCGATTGATCAGGGCTGCCTGAGTCGTGTCGGAGGGGTATTGGGACGAAAAATCCCGGCCAGCAATGATTGTCAACCCCAGGGTTTTTACAAAATCGAAATCAGCAAACTCCGTCCGGAATTTCCATCGGTTGGGTTGTGCTTCGACATCAAACATATGCCCGTCGAAAAAACCACCCGGCTCTCCCGACATCATCGAAACAGCCTCCACCCGGCTCTGGGCAAGCAGTTCCGGCTTATGGTTCAGGAAGAAATTATAGATGTCGTCACTCTCGATAGGGACAACTAATGCTTGCTCTTTTGTATAGCCTAGCTTTTTGTTTTTGAGGTAGCTCATTTGCTGGGTACCGATGGCTGTTCCGAGTATCAGGACGAGCGAAATGCTGAACTGCACTACCACCAGCACCTGTCGTAGGGAAACGCTTCCTTTACCCAGCCGTAATTTGCCTTTCAGGGCTTGAATGGGCGAAAAAGCCGCCAGTATAAACGCCGGATAGCTGCCCGACAGGAAACCTGCTACGACAATGATCCCGATGAGGAATAGCCCTATCGGCAGCGCATACGCAAAGAGGTTCAACGGATAGCCCAGTAATTGGCTGTAAGCCGGCAAAAACACCGCCAGTAAGCCTAGTGACAATACGCAGGAGAAAGCGGAAAGCAGGAGCGACTCGCCAATGAACTGCCAAACCAGGTGACTTTTTATAGCCCCCAGCACTTTGCGGACGCCAATTTCTTTCGAACGCTCCACCGCCCGCACCGTCGACAGGTTCATGAAATTGATACAGGCCACCAGCAGAATGAGGATCGCAATCGACAGAAAAATATAGACTACGCGTTTATCGCCATGCCGGGCACCGTCGAAGACTGACTGCTCGAAGTAGATATCCTGCAATGGCGTAAGCGACAGAGTAAAATGATAGCCCGCCTGCTTCATAATCAGCCCCATGTGCTTGTCCATGAAACGGGGGAAATTCCGCTCAACCTGCACTTCGCTGACCATTGGAGCCAGTTGTACGTAGGTGTAAAGGCCGTTATTGATCCAGCCGGTCATCCATGCCCGGTCTTTGTAATTCGCCAGCGGTATGACCACGTCAAAATCCAGGTGTGAATTAGTGGGAACATCCTGCGCAATACCGGTGACTTTCAGGGCCAGGTTTTTGTCGACTTTAACGATTTTTCCCATCGCATCGTCAATGCTGCCAAAGTACTTTTTAGCCGTCGATTCGGTGAGCACCACACTCGCCGGTTCGAGCAGTACCGTGGCCGGATTGCCTTTGAGTAACGGGAAGGAGAAGAGCGTGAAAAAGTTGGCGTCAGCATCAATAATCTTCCGTTCATGAAATGATTTATCCTGAGCCGTTACTAAAGCATCGGTTGAGTTTACCCGTACAGCCTGGGCTATTTGCCCCTTAAAATCGGTCAATAGGGCAGGAGCATAAGGCCCCGATAAATAGGAGACCGCGACTTCTTTACCCTCATGGTCTATCCCACGCATGACGCGGTATATACTCTTTCCATTTTTATGGAAATTGTCTACGCTGAACTCGTTCATGATGAACAGAAAAATCATCAGGCATACCGTAATACCCGTAGACAAGCCCAATAAATTGATAATTGAAAAAACCTTATTCCGGAGCAGGTTCCGCCAGGCAATTTTGATGTAGTTCGTGAGCATAATGGGTTAATTTTATTCAGATCGTAATGATTTGACCGGATTCATCAGGGCCGTTGCAATTGTTTTACTGCCAATGGATACGAGTACCAGCAACAGGATAAACAGGGCGGGTGCCGCGAAAAGCCACCAGCTAAGGTCTATGCGAGCCGCGTAATTGGCGAGCCAGTTTTTGACTAAAAAATAGGTGATGGGCAGACCGATCAGGATGGACAGCAGGGCGGTTCGTATGAAGTCTTTCGAGAGTAAAAGCATCAGGTTTGTCGTGCTGGCACCTATCACTTTGCGAATACCAATTTCCTTCGTTCGTTTGGAAACAGTGAACGTAGCCAGACCGAACAAGCCTAGGCAGGAGATCAGGATGGCGAAGCCCGTTAAGGCGCCAAATACCTGCTGAAACCGCTCGTCGGCTTTGTATTGCTTGTCATATTCACTGTCCAGAAAGAAATAGCTGAACGGCGAATAGGGGAAATTAGCCTCGTAAATCTTCTTCAGCGTGGCGAGTTGCTCGTTGGCATTGCCCCCGGCAAACTTCACACTGGCAAACGAATCGAAGTTGGGCGAGTACAAGTGGATGATCGGGATGAAAGCCGCCTTGGGCGATTCGTAATGGTAGTTTTTGATAACGCCCCGAATCGTCGCCTTGTGTCCCCAGAGGTCAACCCGCTTGCCGATAGCTTCGGCGGGGGTAGGAATTTCCCAGAGCCGGAGGGTTTCCTCGTTGACAATGAGTTGCCGGACTGTTGTATCCGAAAAACCCGTCCGGGTTGTGGCATCGAAATTTTTGCCTGCCAGCAACTTTAGTCCCATTAACCCGATAAACGACGTGTCTATTCGGGTCAGA contains:
- a CDS encoding ABC transporter permease, encoding MLTNYIKIAWRNLLRNKVFSIINLLGLSTGITVCLMIFLFIMNEFSVDNFHKNGKSIYRVMRGIDHEGKEVAVSYLSGPYAPALLTDFKGQIAQAVRVNSTDALVTAQDKSFHERKIIDADANFFTLFSFPLLKGNPATVLLEPASVVLTESTAKKYFGSIDDAMGKIVKVDKNLALKVTGIAQDVPTNSHLDFDVVIPLANYKDRAWMTGWINNGLYTYVQLAPMVSEVQVERNFPRFMDKHMGLIMKQAGYHFTLSLTPLQDIYFEQSVFDGARHGDKRVVYIFLSIAILILLVACINFMNLSTVRAVERSKEIGVRKVLGAIKSHLVWQFIGESLLLSAFSCVLSLGLLAVFLPAYSQLLGYPLNLFAYALPIGLFLIGIIVVAGFLSGSYPAFILAAFSPIQALKGKLRLGKGSVSLRQVLVVVQFSISLVLILGTAIGTQQMSYLKNKKLGYTKEQALVVPIESDDIYNFFLNHKPELLAQSRVEAVSMMSGEPGGFFDGHMFDVEAQPNRWKFRTEFADFDFVKTLGLTIIAGRDFSSQYPSDTTQAALINRTTAARLGWTPKEAIGKWLKNTLRDSTNRTIIGVVEDFNFLSLKEAIEPLVISPSNDRRAALIKLVPGNLAASVETIQQLYAKTRPAYPFEYHFLDQQFDQMYQADLRQQTILGIFAGLAIFIACLGLFGLASFSAQQRTKEIGVRKVLGASVGSIVGLLSGDFLKPVGIAILIASPIAWYVMDQWLQNFAYQVDISWWVFAGAGLLAIGIALLTVSYQSIKAALMNPIKSLRSE